The proteins below come from a single Dysgonomonadaceae bacterium PH5-43 genomic window:
- a CDS encoding hypothetical protein (product_source=Hypo-rule applied; cath_funfam=2.60.40.10,3.40.720.10; cleavage_site_network=SignalP-noTM; pfam=PF01663; superfamily=53649), with product MNKWLAPLIALLTVTGLQAQHTEAVPKLVVNIVVDQLRDDYLQYFQSTFGEKGFKRLLNEGLVYHNVEFGFPNLDEASSIANIYTGTYPYYNGIVGNYKLDLAKNIEVSIVADDSYLGNYTTDKLSPLALKAGTIVDELKIASDNKSKVYAIAPNAAQAIISGGKNANGVFWLDNQNGKWATTTYYKEVPYYVDRFNASSAIGNYSEKTWTQSHSHYIGFPYSQRNSPFAYTFSKSDPYRYSKIKQTSLINAEITDLAVKFVESAGFGIDNYPDMLSITYYAGNYKLGEESEEYSYEIQDIYYRLDQDLEKIIDVVERKIGLKNALIVLSSTGYYDSINKLPEGTKVQGEFYPNRCAALLNMYLMAKYGQGNWVTAYHNQQIYLNKKLIEEKRLKNIDIIREAAEFVYEFSGVQDVTTADEWLIDDNGKSAYYRRAMNSKLSGDIFIELQPGWIVIEDGKVNNYQKQINISTPLIFFGNRIEKGDTYRTVESIDIAPSISYILRIRPPNGSRGTPLEELIIKN from the coding sequence ATGAATAAATGGTTAGCCCCTCTTATTGCGTTATTAACTGTAACCGGTTTGCAGGCACAACATACCGAAGCTGTGCCCAAATTGGTTGTGAATATAGTTGTAGACCAATTAAGAGATGATTATCTACAATATTTTCAATCTACATTTGGAGAAAAAGGATTTAAACGTCTTCTAAACGAAGGTTTGGTTTACCATAATGTAGAATTTGGTTTCCCTAATTTAGATGAAGCTTCTTCTATTGCCAATATCTACACAGGCACTTATCCTTATTATAATGGTATTGTTGGAAACTATAAATTAGATCTTGCTAAAAATATAGAAGTTTCGATAGTTGCCGACGATAGTTATTTAGGTAATTACACAACCGACAAACTGTCTCCTTTGGCTTTAAAGGCAGGCACTATAGTTGATGAACTAAAGATAGCTTCAGATAATAAAAGCAAAGTTTATGCTATAGCTCCGAATGCTGCACAGGCAATAATATCGGGAGGAAAGAATGCTAATGGAGTGTTTTGGTTGGATAACCAGAATGGTAAATGGGCAACTACAACTTACTATAAAGAAGTGCCTTATTATGTGGATAGATTTAATGCGTCTTCGGCTATTGGAAACTATTCTGAGAAAACTTGGACACAATCGCATTCGCATTATATAGGATTTCCTTACTCGCAAAGAAACTCACCTTTCGCATACACGTTTAGCAAGTCAGACCCTTACAGATATTCAAAAATAAAACAAACATCTCTGATTAATGCAGAGATAACAGACCTTGCGGTTAAATTTGTAGAGTCGGCAGGGTTTGGTATTGATAATTATCCTGATATGTTATCAATTACTTATTATGCTGGTAATTATAAATTAGGAGAAGAAAGTGAGGAGTATAGCTATGAAATACAAGATATTTATTACAGATTAGATCAAGATTTAGAGAAAATTATTGACGTAGTAGAACGTAAAATTGGATTAAAGAATGCTCTTATAGTTCTTTCTTCTACAGGTTACTATGATTCGATAAATAAATTACCAGAAGGAACAAAGGTTCAGGGAGAGTTTTATCCTAATCGTTGTGCTGCTTTGTTGAATATGTACTTGATGGCTAAGTATGGACAAGGAAATTGGGTTACGGCTTATCATAATCAACAGATTTATCTTAATAAAAAACTAATAGAAGAAAAGCGACTTAAAAATATAGATATAATAAGAGAAGCTGCTGAGTTTGTTTATGAGTTTAGTGGAGTGCAAGACGTAACTACTGCTGATGAGTGGCTTATAGATGATAATGGTAAGTCGGCTTACTATCGCCGAGCTATGAACTCTAAATTAAGTGGCGATATTTTTATTGAACTTCAGCCTGGTTGGATTGTTATAGAAGATGGTAAAGTAAACAACTATCAAAAACAAATAAATATATCAACTCCGTTGATATTCTTTGGTAATAGAATAGAAAAAGGAGATACCTATAGAACAGTAGAGTCTATAGATATTGCACCATCTATATCTTATATACTTAGAATAAGACCGCCTAATGGTAGTAGAGGTACGCCGCTTGAAGAGTTGATAATAAAGAATTAG